A genomic stretch from Amycolatopsis sp. 195334CR includes:
- a CDS encoding class I SAM-dependent methyltransferase, with the protein MAWYDDDDLWAGFAGAMFSRRRAAEAAELVAKSPLLAFPTGARVLDLCCGPAIHLVPLAQRGDRVTGVDLSEVMLARAREACRDAGVEVRLVQADMLEFTEERGFDVVLNLYTSFGYFDDPADNLRVLRNAHASLDRGGSLLVDVLGKEVLASWVGRPQAVDVEEGTVYMRDTILDDWTRLRTEWTLVAGDTVRHATITSFLYSAAELRALFEQAGFTWVECFGDFDGSPYDNHSRRLIVRGRAN; encoded by the coding sequence ATGGCCTGGTACGACGATGACGACCTGTGGGCCGGGTTCGCCGGGGCGATGTTCTCCCGGCGCAGGGCTGCCGAAGCCGCCGAGCTCGTCGCCAAATCGCCGTTGCTGGCCTTCCCCACCGGGGCCAGGGTGCTCGACCTGTGCTGCGGACCGGCGATCCACCTGGTGCCGCTGGCCCAGCGCGGCGACCGGGTCACCGGGGTGGACCTGAGCGAGGTCATGCTGGCGCGGGCCCGCGAAGCCTGCCGGGACGCCGGGGTCGAGGTCCGCCTGGTCCAGGCCGACATGCTGGAGTTCACCGAGGAACGCGGCTTCGACGTGGTGCTCAACCTGTACACCTCGTTCGGCTACTTCGACGATCCCGCCGACAACCTGCGCGTGCTGCGCAACGCCCACGCCAGCCTCGACCGCGGTGGCTCGCTGCTGGTCGACGTGCTGGGCAAGGAGGTCCTGGCGAGCTGGGTCGGCCGCCCGCAGGCCGTCGACGTCGAAGAGGGCACGGTGTACATGCGCGACACCATCCTCGACGACTGGACCCGCCTCCGTACCGAATGGACACTCGTGGCCGGGGACACCGTGCGCCACGCGACCATCACCAGCTTCCTCTACAGCGCCGCCGAACTGCGGGCGTTGTTCGAGCAGGCCGGGTTCACCTGGGTCGAGTGCTTCGGCGACTTCGACGGCAGCCCGTACGACAACCACTCCCGGCGGCTGATCGTGCGTGGCCGTGCGAACTGA